GTTAGTTCCATTGATAAAGTGAATTTACCGGGGGTGGGGTTGGGGAAAATTCTAATAATTTGATTATTAAAATTTTCTTCGTCAATCCCTGTAACAGCATCAGAAGCATAAAGAAATCCAATGGATGTATTGTAATTTCCGCCAATAACAGAATAATCTACAAATGTTTCGCCTATTACTCCAAAATTGGAATAATTCCCCCCTGTAGATTCTCCGCCACCGGATGAGATAACTTCTGCCGGCTGGCTGTATGTTTGTGCTTTGCTGTTTCCGAAAAGTATCGTGAAAAACAGAAAAGCAATGATTTGTATATATTTCATTTTATGTTTATTTTTTGTTCTGATTATTTACTTTTTACTTCTTGTAATATTTCAGGATTTTTTACCGCTTCAATACTTTTCTCTATGGGCTGATTGTATTCTTTGTAATGCAGATAGTGTCCTTTTTCATTATCGCTTTTTTTAACCTCAACCTGTATGCGATGCTGTTCGGCATAGGGGTCTTTCCGTATTCCTGTAACTTGCCATGAAACTTCCAGACCGGGCGTACCGCCTGCAATTTTGAATTGATTGTCAGATATTTTTTCTGCAATGTAAATAGGTGCAAACCCTCCTATGCAGGTTAGTTGATAGCGAAAGTCCTTATTAAGTGTATCAAACCATTCAGGCAATTCAACAATGGCATCTCCATTATTATTTAGTGTAATATTACCGTTGTAAACATTCATCATGTCCGGTGATTCAACGAATGAATGAAATAGATATTTGTTTTCGGGGTCAAGAGGGTGGTCAATAAGAAATGAACCGCTGGATTTGGACAGTGTTCCTTGTATCTGAACATTCCCTAAAAAATAACCAGCCCTTCCTCCTGATGTGTTCTTTGCATAAATTGCATCATCACTGCTATTTGTTGATTCAACCGTGATACCATAATTATATGCTTGTATATCAAGTCCCGTAGTATTGGAAGCATAAATATTCAATTTACCGTTTGATGTACTTGTAGTTCCGATACTCACATTACTATTAGCTGAATAGATAGGGCTGGTAATAAGTGCGCTGCCATCCCACAAAGGTGCATAGTTTAGAGTATTACTACCCACTTGTGGGTCGGTTTCACTGCTGATGCCTGTATTATCTGTACTTGGTGCCCATTGTGTGCTATTCCATTTCAAAACTTGCCCTGAAGTAGGAGCAGTTGTTGAAACCGTCCTGCTTGCAATTTGTTCTGCATCAACAGATTTTTCCGCTTTGTAA
The genomic region above belongs to Bacteroidota bacterium and contains:
- a CDS encoding T9SS type A sorting domain-containing protein, with protein sequence MKYIQIIAFLFFTILFGNSKAQTYSQPAEVISSGGGESTGGNYSNFGVIGETFVDYSVIGGNYNTSIGFLYASDAVTGIDEENFNNQIIRIFPNPTPGKFTLSMELTKSDDFEIKLLNVIGQVIYEENLGRVFGKYQKTIELNGYAKGVYTLELITKEGILNNKLIIH